The proteins below come from a single Sphingomicrobium sediminis genomic window:
- a CDS encoding dipeptidase gives MLNLTLAAALVASTPQSTAAALAAAHPPMAADGIDPDAAARIERILAETPLIDGHNDLPIALRFRANRAIDDLEADTPYMTDIEGMHAGRVGAQMWSVYISANTTGDEAIRTTIDQIDIVDRLVEAYPRDFGWAHDADEVMEVFDSGRIASMAGIEGGHQIGGNIAALRQFKRLGAIYMTLTHSRTTGWADSATDDPVHGGLSDFGKQVIREMNRVGMLVDLSHVTPDAMHDTLDVTSAPVIFSHSSARGVTDHVRNVPDDVLLRLKDNGGVVMVTFVPQFVNADVGAWSERRSAEIERLMEQYPMVDGQPSEEGRAALDAWMEANPAPTATISDVADHIEHVAKVAGYDHVGIGGDLDGISMTVAGLDSVDDYPDLLAELVARGWSDENLAKLVGGNVLRVMREAEAVSRDMKRSTDPLIDMAPLED, from the coding sequence TTGTTGAACCTCACTCTCGCCGCGGCCCTGGTCGCGTCGACCCCTCAGTCGACCGCCGCCGCGCTCGCCGCGGCGCATCCCCCCATGGCTGCCGACGGGATCGATCCCGACGCCGCCGCGCGGATCGAGCGCATCCTGGCAGAAACGCCGCTCATCGACGGGCATAACGATTTGCCCATCGCGCTGCGCTTTCGCGCCAACCGGGCGATCGACGATCTCGAGGCCGACACGCCCTACATGACCGATATCGAGGGCATGCATGCCGGCCGCGTCGGTGCGCAAATGTGGTCGGTCTACATCTCCGCCAACACGACCGGCGACGAGGCCATCCGCACCACCATCGACCAGATCGATATCGTCGACCGCCTGGTCGAGGCCTATCCGCGCGATTTCGGTTGGGCCCATGACGCCGACGAGGTAATGGAAGTGTTCGACAGCGGCCGTATCGCCTCGATGGCCGGCATCGAAGGCGGGCACCAGATTGGCGGCAACATCGCCGCACTGCGCCAGTTCAAGCGGCTCGGTGCCATCTACATGACCCTGACTCACAGCCGCACGACCGGCTGGGCCGACAGCGCCACCGACGATCCCGTCCATGGCGGGCTGTCCGATTTCGGCAAGCAGGTCATCCGCGAGATGAACCGCGTCGGCATGCTGGTCGATCTGAGCCACGTGACCCCCGATGCCATGCACGACACGCTCGACGTTACCTCGGCCCCGGTCATCTTCAGCCACTCTTCGGCGCGCGGCGTCACCGACCATGTCCGCAACGTGCCCGACGATGTGCTTCTGCGCCTCAAGGATAATGGCGGCGTCGTCATGGTCACCTTCGTGCCCCAATTCGTGAATGCCGATGTCGGCGCATGGAGCGAGCGTCGCAGCGCAGAGATCGAACGACTGATGGAGCAATATCCGATGGTCGACGGTCAGCCGAGCGAGGAAGGCCGCGCCGCACTAGATGCGTGGATGGAGGCCAATCCCGCCCCCACCGCCACCATTTCCGACGTTGCCGACCATATCGAGCATGTCGCCAAGGTGGCCGGCTACGACCATGTCGGCATTGGCGGCGACCTCGACGGCATCAGCATGACCGTCGCCGGCCTCGATTCGGTCGACGATTATCCCGACTTGCTGGCCGAACTCGTCGCGCGCGGCTGGAGCGATGAAAATCTCGCCAAGCTGGTCGGCGGCAACGTCCTGCGCGTCATGCGCGAGGCCGAGGCGGTCAGCCGCGACATGAAGCGTAGCACCGATCCGCTCATCGACATGGCGCCGCTTGAGGACTAA
- the pabB gene encoding aminodeoxychorismate synthase component I, translating to MRADMWMLFDDARPVPERACLRFAEPSDVIIAREHDEVRRALDRLREALRAGHHVAGYMAYEAGFALDPALAGMHRSDGQPLLLFGLFDAPERLSQRERADLLAGAGRASLNPFTPRISKQDYEAAATTVREALFAGDYYQANLTFGCNLLAGGEPLALYAKLAASGGGGWGGVLVHDDGALVSLSPELFFTLKDGTLSARPMKGTAPRRADPEADEAERVALMSDEKQRAENLMIVDLLRNDLARVAETGSVTVPDLFTVEIYPTVHQMVSRIEARIGEGLDAVDALEKLFPCGSVTGAPKIAAMRALVDLEPEPRGAYTGSMGWIAPGVNGAAGDAAFNVLIRTIQIDAARAQARIGLGSGLVVDSKPAQEWAECLLKGAFVNRVTQKYDLIETMRYDPVEGIHALEDHLLRMKVSAGELGFAYDRHDARNELQAATFGQKEASMVRLLTGPGGAMAIEVKPMPPAPSEPVDVLVKPLPVDPRDFRLRHKTSDRDFYDDAREPDRAFETIFEREDGLLTEGSFTSIFAEKHGQLTTPPLSLGLIPGILRGQLLSEGRAVEGVLTRSDLEDGFWIGNSARGLIAARLAD from the coding sequence ATGAGGGCGGATATGTGGATGCTGTTCGACGATGCCCGTCCGGTGCCGGAGCGCGCGTGCCTGCGCTTTGCCGAGCCGTCGGACGTCATCATCGCACGCGAGCATGACGAGGTAAGGCGTGCACTCGACCGGCTGCGCGAGGCATTGCGCGCCGGGCATCATGTCGCGGGGTACATGGCCTATGAGGCGGGCTTCGCGCTCGATCCCGCTCTCGCCGGGATGCACCGCAGCGATGGGCAGCCGCTCTTGCTGTTCGGCCTGTTCGATGCGCCCGAGCGGCTGTCGCAGCGCGAGCGGGCGGACTTGCTGGCCGGGGCCGGGCGGGCTTCGCTAAATCCCTTCACGCCGCGTATCTCGAAGCAGGATTACGAGGCGGCGGCGACGACGGTGCGTGAGGCGCTCTTTGCCGGCGATTATTACCAGGCCAACCTGACCTTCGGTTGCAATTTGCTGGCGGGCGGGGAGCCGCTGGCGCTCTATGCCAAGCTTGCAGCTTCCGGCGGTGGCGGCTGGGGCGGCGTGCTGGTGCATGACGATGGCGCACTGGTTTCCCTGTCGCCTGAACTCTTCTTCACGCTGAAAGACGGGACGCTATCGGCGCGGCCGATGAAGGGCACCGCGCCGCGCCGCGCCGATCCCGAAGCGGACGAGGCCGAACGCGTCGCGTTGATGAGCGATGAAAAGCAGCGCGCCGAAAACCTCATGATTGTTGATCTGTTGCGAAACGATCTGGCGCGTGTGGCGGAGACGGGAAGCGTCACCGTGCCCGATCTCTTCACCGTCGAGATCTATCCAACCGTCCACCAGATGGTGAGCCGGATCGAAGCGCGGATCGGCGAGGGGCTGGATGCCGTCGACGCGCTGGAGAAGCTGTTTCCCTGCGGGTCGGTGACCGGCGCGCCGAAGATTGCGGCGATGCGGGCCTTGGTCGATCTCGAACCCGAGCCGCGCGGCGCCTATACCGGGTCCATGGGCTGGATTGCCCCGGGCGTTAACGGCGCAGCGGGGGACGCGGCATTTAACGTCTTAATCCGGACAATCCAGATTGATGCCGCGCGGGCACAGGCGCGGATCGGATTGGGATCGGGGCTTGTCGTGGACTCAAAGCCCGCGCAGGAGTGGGCCGAATGTTTGCTTAAGGGGGCGTTCGTCAATCGCGTGACGCAGAAATACGACCTTATCGAAACGATGCGCTACGATCCCGTCGAAGGGATCCATGCGCTCGAGGATCATCTCTTGAGGATGAAGGTGTCGGCGGGCGAACTGGGCTTCGCCTATGACCGCCATGATGCCCGAAACGAGCTGCAGGCGGCGACGTTCGGACAGAAGGAAGCCTCGATGGTGCGGCTGCTGACCGGACCGGGCGGCGCGATGGCGATCGAGGTCAAGCCGATGCCGCCCGCGCCGAGCGAACCGGTCGATGTGCTGGTCAAACCGCTGCCGGTCGATCCGCGCGACTTCCGGCTTCGCCACAAGACGTCGGACCGCGATTTCTACGATGACGCGCGCGAGCCCGATCGGGCCTTCGAGACGATTTTCGAGCGCGAGGACGGGCTGCTGACCGAGGGCAGTTTCACCAGCATTTTCGCCGAAAAGCATGGCCAGCTCACGACGCCGCCTCTGTCGCTGGGGCTCATCCCCGGCATCCTGCGCGGCCAGCTCCTGTCCGAAGGCCGCGCGGTCGAGGGCGTGCTGACGCGCAGCGACCTGGAAGACGGTTTCTGGATCGGCAATTCGGC
- a CDS encoding S9 family peptidase — MRLAALLATTAVTLAASPAMAQVAAKPAELTTSGMPDIPIEIVEATRPYQEYRTAGFRGWDASDRSMLIGTRFGNVSQLHKVAMPLGMRQQLTFEAEPVGGSIDPTGSTIVISKDAGGSEFSQLYRWENGNLVLLTDGESRNGLGGWNEEGTQILYSSTKRNGRDGDIYMMDPNDPSTSRMIFEAPGVGWFPGGFNEAGTHAIVVKYTSVTNMDLYMIDLATGELMAVRDPEGPDWAFGGAAEAADGNWFIAADIDSDIKRLGTMDVSTGDFAPIGDFGGWEVTSLDINEEKTMLAVVTNERGSSQLWFYDIATGEERRVDTLPPGLIGGVDFAPWGPLGFTFTSATSPSDAYSINPDTFEVTRWTKSETGGLDPEANVGAELVEVESFDGEKVTGWLYRPDPAKFPGERPLIVSIHGGPEGQYRPGFLGSRNYYLNELGIGMFYPNVRGSTGFGRRFVSLDNGPFLREDSVKDIGAFLDALQADPAIDGDAIGVRGGSYGGYMCYASILAYKDRLVGAECNVAISNFVTFLENTQDYRRDLRRAEYGDERDPEQRAKLEEISPLNRIEEVEDPLFVIQGANDPRVPKSEADQLVERVRANGQDVWYLVGENEGHGFRKKENADYYGWAAIAFWQDLMLEDEAGE, encoded by the coding sequence ATGCGCCTTGCTGCCTTGCTCGCCACCACCGCCGTCACCCTCGCCGCCTCGCCTGCCATGGCGCAGGTCGCGGCCAAGCCTGCCGAACTCACAACCTCGGGCATGCCCGACATTCCGATCGAGATCGTCGAGGCGACGCGCCCCTACCAGGAATATCGCACCGCCGGTTTCCGCGGCTGGGATGCCAGCGACCGCTCGATGCTGATCGGCACGCGCTTCGGCAATGTGAGCCAGCTGCACAAAGTCGCCATGCCGTTGGGCATGCGCCAGCAGCTGACCTTCGAGGCCGAACCCGTCGGCGGCTCGATCGACCCTACCGGATCGACCATCGTCATTTCAAAGGATGCCGGCGGCAGCGAATTCTCGCAGCTCTATCGCTGGGAAAACGGCAATCTCGTGCTCCTAACCGACGGCGAGAGCCGCAATGGCCTAGGCGGCTGGAACGAGGAAGGCACGCAGATCCTCTACTCCTCGACCAAGCGTAACGGGCGCGACGGCGACATCTATATGATGGACCCCAACGATCCCTCGACCAGCCGGATGATCTTCGAAGCGCCGGGCGTCGGCTGGTTTCCGGGCGGCTTCAACGAGGCCGGCACCCACGCCATCGTCGTCAAATATACGTCGGTCACCAACATGGACCTCTACATGATCGACCTCGCCACGGGCGAGCTCATGGCGGTGCGCGATCCTGAAGGGCCCGACTGGGCGTTCGGTGGCGCCGCCGAGGCCGCTGACGGAAATTGGTTCATCGCCGCCGATATCGACAGCGACATCAAGCGGCTCGGCACGATGGACGTCTCAACCGGCGACTTCGCGCCGATCGGCGATTTCGGCGGCTGGGAAGTGACCAGCCTCGATATCAACGAGGAAAAGACGATGCTCGCGGTCGTCACCAACGAACGCGGGTCGAGCCAGCTCTGGTTCTACGACATCGCCACTGGCGAGGAACGCCGCGTCGACACGCTGCCGCCGGGCCTTATCGGCGGCGTCGACTTCGCGCCCTGGGGGCCGCTGGGCTTCACTTTCACCAGCGCGACCAGCCCGTCCGATGCCTATTCGATCAACCCCGACACGTTCGAGGTCACCCGCTGGACCAAGTCGGAAACCGGCGGTCTCGACCCCGAAGCCAATGTCGGCGCCGAACTGGTCGAAGTCGAAAGCTTCGACGGCGAAAAGGTCACCGGCTGGCTCTATCGCCCTGATCCCGCCAAATTCCCCGGCGAGCGCCCGCTGATCGTGTCGATCCATGGCGGGCCGGAAGGCCAGTATCGCCCCGGCTTCCTCGGCAGCCGCAACTATTATCTGAACGAGCTCGGTATCGGCATGTTCTATCCCAATGTGCGCGGCTCGACCGGGTTTGGGCGCCGCTTCGTCAGCCTCGATAACGGGCCTTTCCTGCGCGAGGACAGCGTCAAGGATATCGGCGCCTTCCTCGATGCGCTGCAGGCCGATCCGGCAATCGACGGCGATGCCATCGGCGTGCGCGGCGGCTCCTATGGCGGCTATATGTGCTACGCCTCCATCCTCGCCTATAAGGACCGCCTGGTCGGCGCGGAATGCAACGTCGCCATCTCCAACTTCGTCACCTTCCTCGAAAATACGCAAGATTATCGCCGCGACCTTCGCCGTGCCGAATATGGCGATGAGCGCGATCCCGAACAGCGCGCCAAGCTCGAGGAAATCTCGCCCCTCAATCGCATCGAGGAAGTCGAGGACCCGCTCTTCGTCATCCAGGGCGCCAACGACCCGCGCGTACCCAAATCGGAGGCCGACCAGCTGGTCGAACGCGTCCGCGCCAACGGGCAGGACGTCTGGTATCTCGTCGGCGAAAATGAAGGCCATGGCTTCCGCAAGAAGGAAAATGCCGACTATTATGGCTGGGCTGCCATCGCGTTCTGGCAGGACCTGATGCTCGAAGACGAAGCGGGAGAATAG